A genomic window from Synechococcus sp. CBW1107 includes:
- a CDS encoding HAD family hydrolase, which translates to MVELLLRGQPLGSVAAVLFDKDGTLSLSEPGLLTLSRARLQACLELVPEADRRQFQSLLERAYGLLGDQLHPAGTTAVASRHHNLISTATAFCQVGLDWPEALAHSETVFASIDREHLQGHGARPGEAPLAPLSEGVRPLLLELHRSGVLLAVISNDDSEGIHRFLGGHGLSDLFREIWSADMRPAKPDPGAVHALCARLGVSPSACALIGDARSDLRMAERAGVSLALGYSAGWSSTPPLPEHLPRVDHWHELQVAASSGGTPSAEPDDKLSHPEVGASRDEPLRLHI; encoded by the coding sequence ATGGTTGAACTGCTCCTGCGTGGTCAGCCCCTGGGATCGGTGGCCGCCGTCCTCTTCGACAAGGACGGCACCCTCAGCCTGAGTGAGCCAGGCCTCCTGACCCTGAGCCGCGCCCGTCTCCAGGCATGCCTGGAGCTTGTCCCTGAAGCGGACCGACGCCAGTTCCAGAGCCTGCTCGAGCGGGCCTATGGCCTGCTGGGGGATCAACTCCACCCGGCGGGCACCACAGCAGTGGCCAGCCGCCATCACAACCTGATCTCCACCGCCACCGCCTTCTGTCAGGTGGGCCTGGATTGGCCGGAGGCCCTGGCCCACAGCGAAACCGTGTTCGCCTCCATCGATCGTGAGCACCTCCAGGGCCACGGGGCCCGTCCGGGCGAGGCACCCCTGGCGCCGCTCTCCGAGGGGGTGAGGCCCCTGCTGCTGGAGTTGCACCGCTCCGGAGTGCTGCTGGCGGTGATCAGCAACGATGACAGCGAGGGAATCCACCGGTTCCTGGGCGGCCACGGGCTCTCTGATCTGTTCCGGGAGATCTGGAGCGCCGACATGCGGCCGGCCAAACCGGACCCAGGCGCCGTGCACGCTCTCTGCGCCAGGCTTGGCGTCAGCCCCTCAGCCTGTGCCCTGATCGGGGATGCCAGAAGTGATCTGCGCATGGCCGAGCGGGCAGGGGTGAGCCTGGCCCTGGGCTACAGCGCCGGCTGGAGCAGCACGCCGCCTCTGCCTGAGCATCTGCCCCGAGTGGATCACTGGCACGAGTTGCAGGTGGCCGCTTCCTCCGGGGGGACCCCATCAGCAGAGCCGGACGATAAGCTCAGCCATCCTGAGGTCGGTGCAAGCCGGGATGAGCCGCTACGTCTTCACATCTGA
- a CDS encoding 30S ribosomal protein S1 has protein sequence MTVTPSEISSTEAELDPTGEALTDLDPTSETSADLNLDIPEEVPTADDPSSRAASRDTDGAGFTLEEFASLLSKYDYNFKPGDVVNGTVFAMEPKGAMIDIGAKTAAFMPLQEVSINRVENLSDVLEPGEVREFFILSEENEDGQLTLSIRRIEYQRAWERVRQLQKEDATIYSEVFATNRGGALVRVEGLRGFIPGSHISTRKPKEDLVADFLPLKFLEVDEERNRLVLSHRRALVERKMNRLEVGEVVIGTVRGIKPYGAFIDIGGVSGLLHISEISHEHIETPHTVLNVNDQMKVMIIDLDAERGRISLSTKALEPEPGDMLTDPQKVFDKAEEMAARYKQMLLEQAEENEPMGVTLD, from the coding sequence ATGACCGTGACCCCTTCCGAGATCAGCAGCACCGAGGCCGAACTGGATCCGACGGGCGAAGCCCTGACTGATCTGGATCCGACGAGCGAGACCTCGGCTGACCTGAACCTCGACATTCCGGAAGAGGTCCCCACAGCCGACGATCCCAGCAGCCGCGCCGCCAGCCGCGACACCGATGGTGCCGGCTTCACGCTGGAGGAGTTCGCCTCCCTGCTCAGCAAGTACGACTACAACTTCAAACCTGGCGACGTGGTGAACGGCACCGTGTTCGCCATGGAGCCCAAGGGCGCCATGATCGACATCGGCGCCAAGACCGCCGCCTTCATGCCCCTGCAGGAGGTCTCGATCAACCGGGTGGAGAACCTCTCCGACGTGCTGGAGCCCGGCGAGGTCCGTGAGTTCTTCATCCTCAGCGAGGAGAACGAGGACGGCCAGCTCACCCTCTCGATCCGCCGCATCGAGTACCAGCGGGCCTGGGAACGGGTGCGCCAGCTCCAGAAGGAGGACGCCACCATCTACAGCGAAGTCTTCGCCACCAACCGCGGCGGCGCCCTGGTGCGGGTGGAGGGCCTGCGCGGCTTCATCCCGGGCAGCCACATCAGCACGCGCAAGCCCAAGGAAGATCTTGTCGCCGATTTCCTCCCGCTCAAGTTCCTGGAGGTGGACGAGGAGCGCAACCGCCTGGTGCTCAGCCATCGCCGCGCCCTGGTGGAGCGCAAGATGAATCGCCTGGAGGTGGGCGAGGTGGTGATCGGCACCGTGCGCGGCATCAAGCCCTACGGCGCCTTCATCGACATCGGCGGGGTCAGCGGTCTGCTGCACATCTCCGAGATCAGCCACGAGCACATCGAGACCCCACACACCGTGCTCAACGTCAACGATCAGATGAAGGTGATGATCATCGACCTCGACGCCGAGCGGGGTCGCATCTCCCTCTCCACCAAGGCTCTCGAGCCGGAGCCCGGTGACATGCTCACCGATCCCCAGAAGGTGTTCGACAAGGCCGAGGAAATGGCTGCCCGCTACAAGCAGATGCTGCTGGAGCAGGCCGAGGAGAACGAACCGATGGGCGTCACCCTCGACTGA
- the nrdR gene encoding transcriptional regulator NrdR, protein MQCPSCQHTDSRVLESRSADAGRSVRRRRECLHCDFRFTTYERVETVPITVIKRTGTREIFSRGKLLHGLVRACEKTGLEPARLESVVDDIELQLQQQRHGREVSSAEIGELVLQQLSEISEVAYVRFASVYRQFQGISDFVATLEGLSRRPSRQHPDGALAAVR, encoded by the coding sequence ATGCAATGTCCCTCCTGCCAACACACCGACAGCCGGGTGCTGGAATCCCGATCCGCTGACGCCGGCCGCAGTGTGCGGAGGCGGCGTGAGTGCCTCCACTGCGACTTCCGTTTCACCACCTACGAACGGGTGGAAACCGTCCCGATCACGGTGATCAAGCGCACGGGCACCCGAGAGATCTTCAGCCGCGGCAAACTGCTGCACGGTCTCGTGCGAGCCTGCGAAAAAACCGGTCTTGAGCCGGCACGGCTGGAATCGGTGGTTGATGACATCGAATTGCAACTCCAGCAGCAACGCCACGGCCGGGAGGTGAGCAGCGCTGAGATCGGAGAACTGGTTCTGCAGCAGCTCAGCGAAATCAGCGAGGTGGCCTACGTGCGCTTCGCCTCGGTCTACAGGCAGTTTCAGGGCATCAGCGACTTCGTCGCCACCCTCGAGGGTCTCAGCCGACGTCCCTCCCGCCAGCACCCAGATGGTGCCCTGGCCGCCGTGCGCTGA
- a CDS encoding photosystem II reaction center protein T encodes MESFAYILILTLAIATLFFAIAFRDPPKIGK; translated from the coding sequence ATGGAGAGCTTCGCTTACATCCTCATCCTCACCCTGGCGATCGCCACCCTTTTCTTCGCGATCGCCTTCCGCGATCCCCCGAAGATCGGCAAGTGA
- the psbB gene encoding photosystem II chlorophyll-binding protein CP47: protein MGLPWYRVHTVVINDPGRLLAVHLMHTALVAGWAGSMALYELAIFDPSDPVLNPMWRQGMFVMPFMARLGVTGSWSGWSITGETGVDPGFWSFEGVAAAHIIFSGLLFLAAIWHWTYWDLEIWQDPRTGEPALDLPKIFGIHLLLAGLGCFGFGAFHLTGVFGPGMWVSDPYGLTGHLEKVQPAWGPEGFNPFNPGGIVAHHIAAGIVGIIAGIFHITTRPPERLYKALRMGNIETVLASAIAAVFFAAFIVAGTMWYGSAATPVELFGPTRYQWDQGYFRTEINRRVQTALENGATPEEAYGSIPEKLAFFDYVGNSPAKGGLFRVGPMVNGDGLPTSWLGHISFTDKEGRNLQVRRLPNFFENFPVVLEDDQGIVRADIPFRRAEARYSFEQTGVTATIYGGALNGQTFTDPAAVKKLARKAQLGEAFEFDRETYHSDGTFRSSPRGWFTFGHATFALLFFFGHIWHGARTLYRDVFAGIDPDLGEQVEFGLFQKLGDRSTRRLPEGYVPPAGTKLS, encoded by the coding sequence ATGGGATTGCCCTGGTATCGGGTGCACACGGTCGTGATCAACGACCCGGGCCGCTTGCTGGCCGTGCACCTCATGCACACCGCTTTGGTCGCCGGCTGGGCCGGCTCCATGGCGCTCTATGAGCTCGCCATTTTTGATCCATCCGACCCGGTGCTCAACCCGATGTGGCGCCAGGGCATGTTCGTCATGCCATTCATGGCCCGCCTGGGTGTGACCGGCAGCTGGAGCGGCTGGAGCATCACCGGAGAAACGGGAGTCGACCCTGGCTTCTGGAGTTTCGAAGGAGTAGCCGCCGCCCACATCATCTTCAGCGGACTTCTTTTCCTCGCCGCCATCTGGCACTGGACCTACTGGGATCTGGAGATCTGGCAGGACCCCCGCACCGGGGAGCCGGCCCTCGATCTACCCAAGATCTTCGGCATCCACCTGCTGCTGGCTGGACTCGGCTGCTTCGGATTCGGAGCGTTTCACCTCACCGGCGTCTTTGGTCCGGGGATGTGGGTCTCCGACCCCTACGGCCTCACGGGACACCTCGAGAAAGTGCAGCCCGCCTGGGGACCTGAAGGGTTCAACCCCTTCAACCCGGGCGGGATCGTGGCCCACCACATCGCCGCCGGCATCGTGGGCATCATCGCCGGCATCTTCCACATCACCACCCGACCACCTGAGCGCCTCTACAAGGCTCTGAGGATGGGGAACATCGAAACGGTTCTGGCCAGTGCCATCGCCGCCGTGTTCTTTGCCGCCTTCATTGTGGCCGGAACCATGTGGTATGGCTCAGCGGCCACACCGGTCGAGCTGTTCGGTCCAACCCGCTACCAGTGGGATCAGGGGTATTTCCGCACGGAGATCAACCGCAGGGTCCAGACGGCCCTGGAGAACGGCGCCACCCCCGAGGAAGCCTATGGGTCCATTCCCGAGAAGCTGGCCTTCTTCGACTACGTCGGCAACAGCCCGGCCAAGGGGGGTCTGTTCCGCGTCGGTCCGATGGTCAACGGCGACGGACTTCCCACCAGCTGGCTGGGTCACATCAGCTTCACCGACAAGGAAGGCCGCAACCTCCAGGTGCGCCGCCTGCCCAACTTCTTCGAGAACTTCCCTGTGGTTCTGGAAGATGACCAGGGCATCGTCAGAGCTGACATTCCCTTCCGACGGGCCGAAGCCCGTTACTCCTTCGAGCAGACGGGCGTGACGGCCACCATTTACGGCGGTGCCCTCAACGGCCAGACCTTCACGGATCCCGCCGCTGTCAAGAAGCTGGCCCGCAAGGCCCAGCTCGGTGAAGCGTTCGAATTCGACCGCGAGACTTACCACTCAGACGGCACCTTCCGCAGCTCACCCCGCGGCTGGTTCACCTTCGGCCACGCCACGTTTGCCCTGCTCTTCTTCTTCGGGCACATCTGGCACGGCGCCCGCACCCTCTACAGGGATGTGTTCGCCGGCATTGACCCCGACCTCGGTGAGCAGGTGGAGTTCGGCCTGTTCCAGAAGCTTGGAGACCGCAGCACCCGCCGTCTACCCGAGGGTTACGTCCCACCGGCTGGCACCAAGCTCAGCTGA
- a CDS encoding 2Fe-2S iron-sulfur cluster-binding protein: protein MPVIRFVREGRDVECYPGENLREVALREGLELYGLKGQLGNCGGCGQCITCFVDVVAEASPGALTPRTAVEDRKLRRRPEGWRLACQALVQRSLVVLTRPQAGLADREALLAAARAEPLGAGPTAWPAVEEPSVAEPGDPEPTATAGEAAEEGSIGG, encoded by the coding sequence ATGCCCGTGATCCGCTTCGTCCGTGAGGGCCGTGATGTTGAGTGCTACCCCGGCGAAAACCTGCGGGAGGTGGCCCTGCGTGAAGGGTTGGAGCTGTACGGGCTCAAGGGGCAGCTCGGCAACTGCGGGGGCTGCGGTCAGTGCATCACCTGCTTCGTGGATGTGGTGGCTGAAGCCTCTCCGGGCGCGCTGACCCCACGCACCGCCGTGGAGGACCGCAAGCTGCGCAGGCGCCCCGAGGGCTGGCGCCTGGCCTGTCAGGCCCTGGTGCAGCGCTCGCTGGTGGTGCTCACCAGACCTCAGGCGGGTCTCGCGGATCGCGAGGCTCTGCTGGCGGCGGCCAGGGCCGAGCCTCTGGGGGCAGGACCCACGGCCTGGCCCGCGGTGGAGGAGCCGTCTGTGGCTGAACCTGGGGACCCCGAGCCAACCGCTACGGCCGGTGAAGCGGCGGAGGAAGGCTCCATCGGTGGGTGA
- the psbM gene encoding photosystem II reaction center protein PsbM, translating into METNDLGFVASLMFVLVPAVFLIVLYIQTSSREQG; encoded by the coding sequence ATGGAAACCAATGATCTGGGTTTTGTGGCCAGCCTCATGTTCGTGCTGGTTCCGGCTGTGTTCCTGATCGTTCTCTACATCCAGACCAGCAGCCGTGAGCAAGGTTAG
- a CDS encoding universal stress protein gives MFRNLLIADSGKGHVEEMVRMLRELPAFRQARLNLLHVVPEQAGEDFQQHMQKAAGIVADAIQQLGLDPSDVNAIIRQGDTKQTVLKVADELDADLILMGSRGLGRLQSILANSSSQYVFQLSTRPMLLVRDDLYVRHVNRVMVTLDGTGVGDDALRIACELVREIPGGTLTGVHISRQDIQPSRGGRSPADLVIEKAVQRARSLGVELKGVHGTGDVGRGVCAMADELKADLLVIASQDRRPLVAKSLVDIDRLLGSSVSDYIRVHAPTPVLLVREPESAR, from the coding sequence GTGTTCCGCAATCTGCTGATCGCCGATTCCGGCAAGGGCCACGTCGAAGAGATGGTGCGCATGCTGCGCGAACTCCCGGCATTCCGCCAGGCCAGGCTCAACCTGCTGCACGTGGTGCCCGAGCAGGCAGGGGAGGATTTCCAGCAGCACATGCAGAAGGCGGCCGGCATCGTGGCCGACGCCATCCAGCAGCTTGGCCTGGATCCTTCCGATGTCAACGCGATCATCCGCCAGGGCGACACCAAGCAGACCGTTCTCAAGGTGGCCGACGAGCTTGATGCCGATCTGATCCTGATGGGATCGAGGGGACTGGGACGGCTTCAGTCGATCCTGGCCAACAGCTCCAGCCAGTACGTCTTCCAGCTCTCGACGCGGCCGATGTTGCTGGTGCGCGACGACCTCTACGTGCGCCACGTGAACCGGGTGATGGTGACCCTCGACGGCACAGGCGTGGGTGACGATGCCCTCAGAATCGCCTGTGAACTGGTGCGGGAGATCCCCGGGGGCACCCTCACGGGCGTGCACATCTCCCGCCAGGACATTCAGCCCAGCCGCGGGGGCAGAAGCCCAGCCGACCTCGTGATCGAGAAAGCGGTTCAGCGGGCTCGCTCGCTGGGTGTTGAGCTCAAAGGCGTCCATGGCACCGGCGACGTGGGCCGCGGGGTCTGTGCGATGGCCGACGAACTCAAGGCCGATCTCCTCGTGATCGCCTCCCAGGACCGCAGACCCCTGGTGGCCAAGAGCCTGGTCGACATCGACCGGCTGCTGGGAAGCTCAGTGAGTGACTACATCCGTGTGCACGCGCCGACACCCGTGCTGCTGGTGCGGGAGCCCGAGTCGGCCCGCTGA
- a CDS encoding acyl-CoA thioesterase, with protein MEWQEGGCSWLLRRRVLPQHTDHGGVMWHGAYLAWLEEARVEALAAAGLPYAALSALGLELPVLTLQIDYRQAVGHGELVDLRSQAQPRRGLRLPWISRFTLSGGQLAAEARVELALVRRQGAGLQLVRRYPPELESALQRLLDGPAGTC; from the coding sequence ATGGAGTGGCAAGAGGGGGGATGCAGCTGGCTGCTGCGGCGACGGGTCCTGCCTCAGCACACCGATCACGGCGGCGTGATGTGGCACGGCGCCTATCTCGCCTGGCTGGAGGAAGCCCGGGTGGAGGCCCTGGCCGCGGCGGGGCTTCCCTATGCCGCTTTGTCGGCCCTGGGCCTTGAGCTGCCGGTGCTGACGCTGCAGATCGACTATCGCCAGGCCGTGGGCCATGGCGAACTGGTGGACCTGCGCAGCCAGGCCCAGCCCCGTCGGGGCCTGCGGCTGCCCTGGATCAGCCGCTTCACGCTCAGTGGCGGGCAGCTGGCGGCGGAAGCGCGGGTGGAGCTGGCGCTGGTGCGGCGCCAGGGAGCGGGCCTTCAGCTGGTGCGCCGCTATCCGCCGGAGCTGGAGAGCGCGCTCCAGCGGCTGCTCGACGGGCCTGCTGGAACGTGCTAG
- a CDS encoding DNA-processing protein DprA codes for MDRPGPFSSGLDRGPGPGWAERRLWWLLWSRCPGLGWRRLGQLERACGGLAAAWTASGAELSRLSGFGPGVLASIEVHRQCWGQDPLGAGGWPAQAPRRVLVPGDPARPASLNQLERPPLVLHWTGRGSLWAPLRCRQAIAVVGTRRPSVHGVAMAEALGAALAEAGWPVVSGLAEGIDAAVHRGCLDWGGRPVGVLGTPLDRVYPHHHQALQAAVARHGLLVSEHTRGTPVRRGHFAARNRLQVALAQAVVVVECPESSGALHSAALAWEQGLPLWVVPADAGKGSALGSNRLLSQGASPLLAASDLIAQLGPGPLVRPEATSTVASSFPAGPAEAPDQALLDALGHGASLEQLAQALGRPGAELATQLLHLELAGRVRAEPGLRWRPASGSSV; via the coding sequence ATGGATCGCCCCGGTCCGTTCAGCTCCGGCCTCGATCGGGGCCCTGGCCCGGGCTGGGCTGAACGGAGGCTGTGGTGGCTGCTCTGGAGCCGTTGTCCAGGCCTGGGCTGGCGCCGCCTGGGCCAGCTGGAGCGAGCCTGTGGCGGGCTGGCGGCAGCCTGGACGGCCAGCGGCGCCGAGCTGTCCCGCCTGAGCGGTTTCGGACCTGGCGTGCTGGCCAGCATCGAGGTTCACCGCCAGTGCTGGGGCCAGGATCCACTGGGAGCGGGAGGCTGGCCTGCCCAGGCTCCACGGCGGGTGCTCGTGCCGGGTGACCCTGCCCGCCCTGCCTCCCTGAATCAGCTCGAGCGGCCGCCGCTGGTCCTCCACTGGACGGGCCGAGGATCCCTCTGGGCACCCCTGCGGTGTCGTCAGGCGATCGCGGTGGTCGGCACCCGCCGACCCTCGGTGCACGGGGTGGCCATGGCCGAAGCGCTGGGCGCCGCCCTGGCCGAAGCCGGCTGGCCCGTGGTCAGTGGCCTGGCGGAGGGCATCGACGCCGCGGTGCACCGCGGATGCCTCGACTGGGGCGGACGGCCCGTCGGTGTGCTCGGCACCCCGCTCGATCGTGTCTATCCGCACCATCACCAGGCCCTTCAGGCGGCCGTGGCCCGCCATGGTCTGCTGGTGAGCGAGCACACCCGGGGCACTCCCGTGCGGCGGGGCCATTTCGCCGCCCGCAATCGTCTTCAGGTGGCGCTGGCCCAGGCGGTTGTGGTCGTGGAATGTCCCGAGTCGAGTGGGGCGCTCCATTCCGCCGCCCTGGCCTGGGAGCAGGGGCTGCCGCTCTGGGTGGTGCCCGCCGACGCCGGCAAGGGCTCCGCCCTGGGCAGCAATCGCCTGCTGTCCCAGGGGGCGAGTCCGCTGCTGGCGGCCTCGGATCTGATCGCTCAGCTGGGCCCTGGCCCCCTGGTCCGCCCTGAAGCAACCTCCACGGTGGCCAGCTCCTTTCCCGCCGGACCTGCTGAAGCGCCGGATCAGGCCCTGCTGGACGCCCTGGGCCATGGGGCATCTCTGGAGCAGCTGGCCCAGGCCCTGGGCCGGCCTGGGGCTGAGCTGGCCACCCAGTTGCTGCATCTGGAGCTGGCGGGCCGCGTGCGCGCGGAACCGGGTCTTCGCTGGCGCCCTGCCTCGGGCTCCTCTGTCTAA
- the prmC gene encoding peptide chain release factor N(5)-glutamine methyltransferase yields MAASRPFPSASPGLTPAGPDPSAPGQLIPGSELLAWRRQRLGEGGCPADLDWLLDLGAGLRWTQLQRVWLDPASAVPLQTGLGELTVLWRQHLECQIPLQYLVGVCPWREFSLAVSPAVLIPRQETEVLADLALDLAPALPSPVHRPLTWADLGTGSGCLALALAQALPQARGVAVDRCPQALALARINLRQAGLQDRVTLHLGQWWEPLRSHWGELDLVVSNPPYIPTALLADLEPVVRCHEPLLALDGGTDGLDPIRSIAEEAPRALAPGGWLLLEHHHDQADRVRGLLHAAGLERVESQRDLEGQWRFTLSRRCRG; encoded by the coding sequence ATGGCTGCCTCCAGGCCCTTCCCCAGTGCTTCGCCCGGGCTCACTCCTGCCGGCCCGGACCCTTCTGCCCCAGGTCAGCTGATCCCGGGCTCCGAGCTGCTGGCCTGGCGGCGGCAGCGCCTGGGGGAAGGGGGCTGCCCCGCCGATCTCGACTGGCTGCTCGACCTCGGTGCCGGTCTGCGCTGGACCCAGCTGCAGCGGGTCTGGCTCGATCCGGCCTCAGCCGTGCCGCTGCAGACCGGCCTGGGTGAGCTCACCGTTCTCTGGCGGCAGCATCTGGAGTGCCAGATCCCGCTTCAGTACCTGGTGGGTGTGTGTCCCTGGCGGGAGTTCTCCCTGGCGGTGTCGCCGGCTGTGCTCATTCCACGCCAGGAAACCGAAGTGCTGGCCGATCTGGCTCTCGATCTGGCCCCGGCCCTGCCAAGCCCGGTCCACAGGCCACTGACCTGGGCCGATCTCGGCACCGGATCGGGCTGCCTGGCGCTGGCCCTGGCCCAGGCCCTCCCGCAGGCCCGAGGGGTGGCGGTGGATCGCTGCCCGCAGGCGCTGGCCCTGGCGCGGATCAATCTCAGGCAGGCCGGTCTCCAGGATCGGGTCACGCTGCACCTCGGCCAGTGGTGGGAGCCCCTGCGCTCCCACTGGGGTGAGCTGGACCTGGTCGTGAGCAACCCCCCTTACATCCCCACGGCCCTGCTGGCCGATCTCGAGCCGGTGGTGCGCTGCCATGAGCCTCTCCTCGCCCTCGACGGCGGGACTGACGGCCTGGACCCCATCCGAAGCATCGCCGAAGAGGCTCCCCGTGCCCTGGCCCCGGGGGGGTGGCTGCTTCTGGAGCATCACCACGATCAGGCCGATCGCGTGCGCGGGCTGCTCCACGCCGCCGGGCTGGAGCGGGTGGAATCGCAGCGCGACCTGGAGGGACAGTGGCGCTTCACGCTGTCCCGTCGCTGCCGCGGATGA
- a CDS encoding L-threonylcarbamoyladenylate synthase — protein MTSTFDHQPIHPSGSQPPLGMDPLSLAERLCAGSAALFPTDTVPALAARPEFAQQLWALKHRPSAKPLILMAADPDPLFAALGLEVRQEWQAMAARWWPGALTLVLPALGPRVAELHPGAEPGGASLGLRIPACGPALDLLRLTGPLATTSANLSGEPACLSATEAALTFPDLPLLAPLPWPTPGGAASTVLAWTATGEWRVLRAGAVMPSGCLP, from the coding sequence ATGACCAGCACTTTCGACCACCAGCCGATCCACCCGTCCGGCAGTCAGCCTCCCCTCGGCATGGATCCTTTGTCCCTGGCCGAGCGGCTCTGCGCCGGTTCGGCAGCCCTGTTCCCCACCGATACCGTTCCAGCCCTGGCCGCCCGGCCTGAGTTCGCGCAGCAGCTCTGGGCTCTGAAACATCGCCCCAGCGCCAAGCCTCTGATCCTGATGGCGGCGGATCCTGATCCCCTCTTTGCGGCACTGGGTCTGGAGGTGCGCCAGGAATGGCAAGCCATGGCCGCCCGCTGGTGGCCTGGTGCCCTCACCCTGGTGCTGCCGGCCCTTGGCCCTCGGGTAGCGGAGCTCCATCCTGGCGCTGAGCCAGGGGGCGCCAGCCTTGGGTTGAGAATTCCAGCCTGTGGACCTGCCCTGGACCTGCTTCGTCTCACGGGCCCCCTGGCCACCACCAGCGCCAACCTTTCGGGGGAGCCGGCCTGCCTCAGTGCCACCGAGGCGGCGCTGACGTTTCCGGATCTGCCCCTGCTCGCTCCTCTGCCCTGGCCAACTCCTGGCGGAGCGGCCAGCACCGTTCTGGCCTGGACGGCGACAGGCGAGTGGCGGGTTCTGCGTGCTGGTGCTGTGATGCCCTCAGGTTGTCTGCCCTGA
- a CDS encoding Na(+)/H(+) antiporter subunit B, whose product MRILYLLAAVFVCGLPLGDGTRSAATSGVVQAIAEFSAVPNVVSGIILDVRLYDTIGEVIVFSLAALGVKQLLSGERPAQRIRAMDDPPSIVLCQLGATVSALVAVELAVRGHLSPGGGFAAGVAGGTAIGLLVVSGSAEHTEALYARLHAETWEKLAVITFLVLALLSLEGLRLQPGSFGSLASGGWIPLLNVLVAIKVALGSWSMLQLFVRYRGLL is encoded by the coding sequence GTGAGGATCCTCTACCTGCTGGCAGCAGTCTTTGTCTGCGGACTTCCCCTCGGCGACGGGACACGATCGGCCGCCACCTCGGGGGTGGTGCAGGCGATCGCCGAGTTCAGTGCCGTGCCCAATGTGGTGTCGGGAATCATCCTGGATGTGCGCCTCTACGACACCATCGGGGAGGTGATCGTATTCAGTCTTGCAGCGCTCGGCGTCAAGCAGCTGCTCAGCGGGGAGAGGCCGGCCCAACGCATCAGGGCCATGGACGACCCCCCCTCGATCGTGCTCTGTCAGCTCGGGGCCACGGTCAGCGCTCTTGTGGCGGTGGAGCTGGCCGTGAGGGGTCATCTCTCGCCAGGAGGTGGATTCGCCGCCGGAGTGGCGGGCGGCACCGCCATCGGCCTGCTTGTGGTCAGCGGTTCAGCGGAGCACACCGAAGCCCTCTACGCGCGCCTCCACGCCGAAACCTGGGAGAAGCTGGCGGTGATCACCTTTCTGGTCCTCGCCCTGCTGAGCCTCGAAGGACTGAGGCTGCAGCCGGGATCCTTCGGCAGCCTGGCCAGTGGTGGCTGGATCCCGCTGCTCAACGTCCTGGTGGCGATCAAGGTGGCCCTGGGGTCGTGGTCGATGCTGCAGCTGTTCGTGCGCTATCGCGGACTGCTCTGA
- a CDS encoding hydrogenase subunit MbhD domain-containing protein, which yields MNDSLALLLPIAALLPLTAALLILQRSPFQTLVLRGILGAVATLIYALLGAADVALTEALVGTLLSTTLYAIALRSSMVFRLTLVDGSQLDDSRRALLEQWMQQAYLRLELVEDDPHGWLSPEGQLRIESPRLLAQLDSLSGAGDWRATGGELVALSDEGATPPGRGQP from the coding sequence TTGAACGATTCTCTGGCCCTGCTGCTGCCGATCGCAGCCCTGCTCCCGCTGACAGCCGCCCTGCTGATCCTGCAGCGGAGTCCATTCCAGACCCTTGTCCTTCGCGGCATCCTCGGCGCTGTCGCCACGCTCATCTACGCCCTGCTCGGTGCGGCGGATGTGGCTCTGACGGAAGCGCTCGTGGGGACCCTGCTCTCCACCACGCTCTACGCCATAGCCCTGCGATCCTCGATGGTGTTCCGTCTCACGCTTGTGGACGGAAGCCAGCTCGACGACAGCCGCCGGGCTCTTCTGGAGCAGTGGATGCAGCAGGCCTACCTGAGACTCGAACTGGTTGAGGACGACCCCCATGGGTGGCTGAGCCCGGAAGGCCAGCTGCGGATCGAGTCCCCACGGCTGCTGGCTCAGCTCGACAGTCTCTCTGGAGCCGGGGACTGGCGGGCCACGGGGGGCGAGCTGGTGGCCCTCTCGGATGAAGGGGCAACTCCCCCTGGAAGGGGACAGCCGTGA
- a CDS encoding monovalent cation/H(+) antiporter subunit G, translating to MTSTFMTLPLIPLLSALLLGSGLLFWLLGTWPLLGRSTYLAKLHALSVADTLGSALIVLGLLLRQPQEWTVLSLALISLVIWNTLFGYVLAFCSRRPGSQP from the coding sequence ATGACGTCCACCTTCATGACCCTGCCACTGATCCCGCTGTTGAGCGCCCTGCTGCTTGGTTCAGGGCTGCTGTTCTGGCTGCTGGGCACCTGGCCCCTCCTGGGGCGGAGCACCTACCTGGCGAAGCTGCACGCCCTCTCGGTGGCGGACACCCTCGGCTCGGCACTGATCGTGCTGGGGCTGCTGCTGCGGCAACCCCAGGAATGGACCGTGCTCAGCCTCGCCCTGATCTCACTGGTGATCTGGAACACCTTGTTCGGCTACGTGCTGGCGTTCTGCTCCCGCAGACCCGGGTCCCAGCCTTGA